A window of Phycisphaerae bacterium genomic DNA:
GCCTGTGCGCGTGACCACCCACGGTGCGGATGCTGGTTTGTCCTTCGGAATCATGGTCTTCACCTTCGCCTCGCAGGCAGGCGGAGGAAGACCCGGACTCTTAACTGAGAAAGAGAGGTTACTATGGATCCGGCGAAGAAAGGCTTGGCATTGCTGCAGGAGTTCAAGAACTTCGCACTGAAAGGCAATGTGGTCGATCTGGCCATCGGCGTGATCATCGGAACGGCATTCGGCAAGATCATCGACTCGCTGGTCAAGCACATCATGATGCCCTTCATCAGCCTATTCATGCCCGGCGAGCAAGGTTACCTTGCCTGGAAACTGACCGTCGCCGGCAAGGAAATTCCCTATGGACTGTTCATCGGCGAGGTCGTCAACTTCCTGGTCGTCGCACTGGCCCTCTTCATCTTCATCGTCAAGTTCCTCGGTTGGATCATGAAAACCAAGAAGGAGGAGGCACCCCCTGTCCCACAGCTGACCAAGGACCAGGAGCTGCTGACCCAGATCCGTGATCTGCTCACGCGCCCCGGGTCGAGGCCGCAGTCAGCGTAACCAGACCAACGACCATCTCCCGAGGGACCAGTCTCGGAGCGAGAGGCTCGTTGCGGCCCTGGCGATGACTCTCCAGATGGCTCGCCGTGCTCCCCCAGGAGAGCACTGCGGGCATCAGCTCCCGCAGGCCCACCTGGCGTGCGATGGCCCGGCGTAGCGGCTCGCCCAGACACAGAGTCGCCGCCGGGCACCCGCCTTCGCCGATCAGGCGGTCGTTGTCGAGAACGCCGCTGCCGGTCACGGTTGCCGGCATCGGCGAGTCTTGCGCGCCAGCCGTCTCAGTGATCTGCGGTTGGCGAGGAGGGCCGTTGTGGTCAGCGCGCTGGCGGCGCCCCGGGCTGCGGCGCTGGATCGGTCAATGCGGCTCGGGTATGCGCGTCCGTCGGCCTCGGTCACAGAGCTCGGAGGATGAACTCGGATTCGGGCCCGCTGGCAGTGCAGACCAACCGCCGGCTGCATTCGCTTAGCGGTTCCATCCGGATGGTCAGCAGGTCGACGGGCAGGAGGTCGGCTACGCGGTCGGCCCATTCCAGAACGATGGCCCCCCCCGCCAGCATCTCGTCGAAGCCCAGAGCCTCGAGATCACGGCTTCCCCGGAGCCGGTAGGTGTCAATGTGGTGGATCGCCAGACCGGCCTCGCTACTCGTGCCTTCATACTCGTTCACGATCACGAAGGTCGGGCTGTTGACCTGACGCAAGTCGGCCACGCCCGCACCCTCGGCAATCCCCTTGACCAGCGTGGTCTTGCCTGATCCCAGCGGCCCGATCAGGCCGATCACATGCCCCGGCATCAGCCGGGTACCCAACCGTCGGCCGATCGCTTGCGTGGTGGCCACGGAGTCGCTTTGCAGAACCAGTTCAATCATGTCCAGTGTTCGAACCCGCGGGGCTCGACAAGCACCCGCTTGCCCCCGGCCAAGACCATCCACAGGCTCGATCGTTCGGTCGACGAGCGAGCTACAACGCGGCCCACCGGCCACAGCCCTGCCCCCACGCCCGTTCCGGCCGCACCCTCCAGACACGTATCGCCGACTACCAGCAGCTCGAAGTCCTCACCATCGCTGAGGGCATGCTCGAGGGCCGGCCGCCCATCCTGCTTCGCGATCTCGCGGGCCGCATCGCTGATGATCCGCTCGATCAGCTCCGGTCGCAACTCGGCATCGCACCCCGACGAGGTACACAGCCGGTGCAGATCCATGGTCAGACCATCGGAGATGTCCATCATGGCGTGCAGACCAGCCTCACCCGCCAGCCGCCGGGCGCATTCCAGCTTGGGCTCGAACGTCAGGTGCCGACCCAGCAGGCTGCCGCCCAGCGGACCACTGACGAAGAGGATATCCCCGGCCCGGGCTCCGGATCTGCGCATCGGACCACGAGCGGCCATCGGCTCAGCCACCATGGCCACGTCGATCGCCAGACGGCCGTCCCAACTCGTCGTGTCTCCGCCTACGATCGCGCACCCGTACCGGTCGGCCACACCCGCCATACCCTCGTACATCCGTTGCACCTCGACCAGGGACATGTCTCGGTTGAGGGCGATGCTCACCGTGGCCGCCCGGGGCGCGCAGGCCATGCCCGCGCAATCGCTCAGTGAACAGGCCATCGCCTTCCGCCCGATCAGCTCGTGATTATGCCGCTCGGTGTCGAAATGGACCCCGTCCAGGAGCATGTCCGCGGTGATGGCCACCAGCAAGCCGTCCAGCCGCACCAGGGCCATGTCGTCACCGATGCCAATCGGTACCCGCCGCGTGTCGGCCTTAAACCGCTCGGTCAGCCAGGCAACCAGTGCGTTTTCACCCTTAGCCATGGGTGTTAGCTTACCCGTGGCCGGGCAAGCCATAAAGGTGCAATTCTGCTCCGCGACAGGGGTATAATGACTGTCAACCGCATTGGTCGCCGAGCATCGCAAGAGGATGTACATGCCAGCATCAGAGGCGAAGTCCCTCATCCACCGTACCGTCTTCCTTGGGATCCTGCTCATCGCAGTTCTGACTATCGGTGTCTTCCTCTGGTCCATGGGTCGAGCTTGGCTCCTCGCGTCGCGGTCGGTGAATCCGACCCAGGTCAGAGTCCCGCCATTGGCCACCGCATCATCCTCTGCCGGTCGGCCGTCACCGGATGAGTATCGGCGGCGGTGGTCCGA
This region includes:
- the mscL gene encoding large conductance mechanosensitive channel protein MscL, with the protein product MDPAKKGLALLQEFKNFALKGNVVDLAIGVIIGTAFGKIIDSLVKHIMMPFISLFMPGEQGYLAWKLTVAGKEIPYGLFIGEVVNFLVVALALFIFIVKFLGWIMKTKKEEAPPVPQLTKDQELLTQIRDLLTRPGSRPQSA
- the tsaE gene encoding tRNA (adenosine(37)-N6)-threonylcarbamoyltransferase complex ATPase subunit type 1 TsaE, whose protein sequence is MIELVLQSDSVATTQAIGRRLGTRLMPGHVIGLIGPLGSGKTTLVKGIAEGAGVADLRQVNSPTFVIVNEYEGTSSEAGLAIHHIDTYRLRGSRDLEALGFDEMLAGGAIVLEWADRVADLLPVDLLTIRMEPLSECSRRLVCTASGPESEFILRAL
- a CDS encoding thiamine-monophosphate kinase, with product MAKGENALVAWLTERFKADTRRVPIGIGDDMALVRLDGLLVAITADMLLDGVHFDTERHNHELIGRKAMACSLSDCAGMACAPRAATVSIALNRDMSLVEVQRMYEGMAGVADRYGCAIVGGDTTSWDGRLAIDVAMVAEPMAARGPMRRSGARAGDILFVSGPLGGSLLGRHLTFEPKLECARRLAGEAGLHAMMDISDGLTMDLHRLCTSSGCDAELRPELIERIISDAAREIAKQDGRPALEHALSDGEDFELLVVGDTCLEGAAGTGVGAGLWPVGRVVARSSTERSSLWMVLAGGKRVLVEPRGFEHWT